CGACGATCATAAAATTGAAGCTCGTCAAGAAATTCATCAACGTGCCAATGAAGATTTACTCGAAAGTGGTGAAGACATTTCGCTTAGTTTTTATCTAACATCTATTTATGACCATTCGATATTCGAAGCTTTCTCGAAAGTTGTACAAAAGTTGATACCTCAAATGCCTATACTCGAAAATTTGCTAAATGTTTTTATCTCGGTAATTAATTGTCaaacaatgtttttgttataCAATGCAATTTTACCTCTTCTTTTAGAATTCCGGCATCGAGAAAGCGTTCCTCTTTGATGTAGTGTCCAAAATATTTATTGCAACCGATTCATCTCCTGTCGATATGCAATCATATGAACTTTGTTGTGATATGATCGATGTTGTAATCGACATTTCTTGTATTTATGGGTaggttcaatttttttattattattattattaagatTAAGATAGAATTTATTGTTATATCGTTtgccatgtttttttttcaaatagaaTAAACGAAGATGGTGAAGGCAGTACATTCGATCAATGTTCGTCTTCTTCAATCCGGTTAAATTCTGGTACTGTACTTTATTTGCGTGAGGTTAACAAATTTTTAGCCTTGGTTTGCATCCTAcgtgaagaaaatttcactAAACAAGGATTGATCgattataattttcaatgttttcgaCAATCAATTCAAGATGTCTTTTTTTATCGTATTAACGAATCTCGAATGTCtcataacaataacaatagtGTTATAGAAACACCATACGGGTCATCTAACGCTCAAGGTAtcgatcatgatcatcaccatcatcaccaattgatgataaataataatctcGAACCAGATTTGGATAGTTTGGAGAATGAAATGCTTGGTGACAAACGAACATCGACtccaatcaatcgattaacGCCCAGTACATcaccagcaacaacagccacGCACTTTAAACCAAGCAacactaatcatcatcatcatcatccaggCCGAAAGATGGCCATCCTACCTTCGACTACAATTCCATCTTCATTGCCCAATCACCAGACTAGTATCAATAATCTGGTAAcgaccacaacaacaatgaacatGGCAAGTAAATctaatacaaacaaaatgcaACATTCACCCAATGTTTTTACTAATTACACAACGAATGGTCCTTTGGAACGacgttttgtttgaatgatgatattcgaTTTACGTTTGGTATCCTTCGAGAGCTTATGCTAAATGTTTATGTTCAAAGTCCACAAACATAAGCatcttgtttttcaaattttttcaaatttatcattgttttttatatatggcaagatgtgaaaatgaattacatCCACccccatacacacacaacacgctacaaaatgattccattttaaattgatcaaaagatcgatgaatttaataattataaataatttgaaataaaattgttttaattttttgttgatattttattttttgtcaatcaatttaattcatcGTTAAATCTATATTTAGACAAAGTAAGTGCGACACCGAAATTTGTTTCCCATGCCGAACAAATTAAACGACAAGTTTGTATAAGACTTTGTTGATTAAGAAATgtcaatttatattcataaatgataagttgattgttattggtcaatgttgatgatgataaagaggCCGTTTTATTGTTGGCCAAAGATGGCGGTAAGCAGATGGTGGCTGTAGATTCATCGTCTTCACGAAAACGCATCACTagtaatgattttgatttatcaaCGTAAATGTTGGGCAACAGGTTATTAATGGATTCTTTAAACAACGTTTTAATTTCGATATGATCATTGAAATCTTTTTTGCATTGGTCTTTCAATGTTTTCGAAATTGATTGCTCATTTGAAGATGCTTTTTTGATAGTCGATGCTATTTTGGGCAACGAACAAAACATTTCGAATATGATCAGATGATCATTTGCTATTATTAGaccaatattttcattgattgtaaatacattattgaatgatgatggtgaagatgaagatgcaGTAATCGTGGATGTCGAAGCGTTCTGTAGAAATCGAaatgattgaagaaaaaacatccGATAAGATCGATCATTTttaatgtcatcattttggaaTGCTTGAGATGGTTGTGGTTCGCCATGGTGTAGCAATGATCGACAAGTCTCATCGAAATCCACTTTCAAACAATCGACATTGTCATCTTTATCGTTATTTTCAAttagtttatttttcactttgATCAATCCATTCATATTGCCGACTAGATCAGATTTGGAATGATTGCGaatgcaaattttttgaaattcaaataatagtTCGAGGAATGCTTTGCCAACAGTATCATCGCCGAATATTATAAATTCTAATAGATAATTTGGTTGTTGACGATTGATGCGTTTATTTTTAGCCAATAGTTTCTTCTGCGAATTGCTAAGTTTATATTCGATCCAATAGCCAAGATTTTTAATTGGCCAAGGTAGATGACAAATATGAAGCGAACTTAATCGTTTCGATCTTGGCGCCAACGGAACGTAGAAAATCAAACATATTAGATCGTGTTTCTTTTCTTCGGATGTGGATCGGAAactagatgatgatagattttttcttAGTGATAATGGCTCCTTAAGTGGTATTTCCTTGTTCGGAATCGATTGCTGCACAGCTAGATGAtcgaacaagaaaaaaaagtttgacgTAAGAACAGCAAGAGCCggtttaaatgaattttgttgaaaatcgaaacaataacaatagaATAGGACTTCTACAGATTCCGACTTGAGCGATTCATCGCCAATCTTTTCATACAAATAGATTTCGATATGTAATTTaagataatgatcaatgttGTAGCGGAAAAAGTTTTCGTCCAACTTAAGAAggtcattattatcgttcaAATCAGAAGAATCGTTACGAATGGAAGTGTTTTGTTGTGGATAATCGACTAACAGTGATTGTAATTGAACATCTTTATAAGCTGAACTTTCAtctttgatgatcaaatctgAGCCACATTTAGTACAATCAGTTATGATACGATGCGTTCGATTACCACATCGTAAACACATATAAAACCAAGGTGCATCTGCTGTTTTCTTATTTCCACTTGTTTTAGCTTGATCGATACCACCGCCATCCTTATTTCCAAAAGATGATTGATATTGTTTtcgataatcaattaatttggAAAGAAACATTTCGACAAAATTCTTATAagatttttcatccaaaaaaCGATATATACGTTCTTTTTTCGATACAACACAAGTGTCaaaatataatttgattgCTGTATTTACATTTAgacattcatatttttccaatACTTTTAGATCAAGTGTTTGTAAAACTTTGCCTGATGTACAATCTTTTTCGTAGATTAATCCATCATGTGGTCTGATacgaataaaataataatcaatatccGGATTTGGAGTTTCTAgaattgattcgaattcaGAAAGGCTTTGATAAATTTCGACCAAGAACACTGTGTTCTCTTCCTCTGTATCTTCGCTTGCCCATTCAGAAGTGCTATTCAAAAACTGATGTGGTTCAGGTGAGATAGATTTTTTTGCCATGTTTTCGATGGTTTCATTTGGTTTGTCAACAATAGTTTTTTCAGAATCATCTTCTAATTGTTCCTCCTGTTCTACATAAACTTCAAACAACTTTGAGCTACTTTCGTTTCGATTTGGAATACTGCTATAACTTCCAGTATatccaccaaaaaaataattctttaTAGCTGTctcatttcgtttttcatttctagtAACAGATGtggatgataaaatgatggGTGACACATCAGTTAAACTGTTAAAAGCTTCAATagcttcatcttcatcatcgtcactGATTACAATAAACCGTTCTTTGGATGGTTTacttcttttcatttttcgaatATTTGCATTTTGATTAGTTGTATTTGATAACTGATCGGCTGCATAATCGTTGGATAATCGTATTGTTTGATCAACAATGTTTGATATAACTGGTAACGGTTGCAATGTTTCGCTAGTCTTGTTTCTGCTTACTCGTTTACCATTGAAACGGACCAATCGACAAAGGACACTTTGACATTTCGATTTAATCCAATGATCACAGCAAATGGGATTCTTTTCAATCCATAGTGTctttaatgttgatgaaagaTAGACCATTTCGGAAAGAAATTTTCTAGTATTGGTAATACTATTCTCAGAAACATCGAGGTAATCTAACGAAGTGAAATTTCTGAGaccaaaaattgaatcaataagaTTGCCACGAAGGGATAGATATACCAACGATGATAAAGTGTTACTATTTAGTTTCGGCAATTCTCTTAAAGAGTTATAGTCTAAACACAATTTAGTGATTGTCCcggatgatgaataattggCCAAGTTGTTAAAATGGGATATCCTATTACAGCGAAGATCCAACGTTACGATTGAATTGGGTATAGTTGATGCATTCATTACAGTAATGTTGCTACGAGATATACAGAGGTAAGTTAGTGAAGGCCATGAACCGAACTTGTCCCAAAAAAGTTCGTCAATTCTGAATGGTTTGAAATTATCCctttttgaatcaatactTTCATGCTGACGATATAATTGCCACAGTGAATATGTTGATTCACTGAGCGATTCATAATTTCCACGTATCCATATCAAGGATCGCAGATTTTGTCTCAATTTTTCCGTTCCGACCAATTGATGAAACGGAATCCTAATCAATTCGAGTGCTTGACAAGACTCAAACAATGATACATCGATCAATCCTCTAAATGACTTGTTCGACGGATAAACAATTTTGATACAAGGACATTCACGAGCTAATGAGAGgataaaatcatcaccacatGAAGCTAATGGACATTTGTTACTGGGCGttatgatttcatcatcttgttcttgttgatggttgacaattttttgtgGTAcacgcaacaacaacaataaaccGTCGATGCAAAGTTGACATTTTCCTTGGCGTAAATTTTTTGCTTGTAATCGACATTCTTGGCtaaaaatggccaatgaaTGAGGGAAAagatacgatgatgatgatgatgatgatgatgacatggCAATTACATCAAAACAACGATCATGGACGGATAAATGGGGtatgaatttgtttatttgaggCGTAAATAATCATTTCACATTAGatcatatattttatttattacatTGGTTTGAATCACATGTTTATATTTAGATGTTGTCTTTGATCACAGATATAGTAcctatcaatcaatcaattcataattataatcgatgatgatatgaaacaTAAACACATTCCAACATAGTCAAAAACGAATTCAGATACTTTGGATTCTAAAcaagaaataaacaaacaatttcttGCCTTAGTCACAATGTTGAACCTGTGCCTAATCGTGGCAAATGGTGCTAGTAGCATTCATCACAATTAACAGAATGGCCAAACCACAGTTTCCATACACATTGATTGTTATGCTGTTGTTATGCTATAGCCAATAGTCAAACGTTTGTCAccaaattcaaatcgaattttttccattattgatccaacaatatttcaaatttcaaacagttttcaatataaaataGCCCGATGAATATGGgcatgataatgttgttattCGAATACGTCGAACTAATATGTCTAGCatcgaatcgattcaaaGAAGTCTTAGTGCTAGTTTTTCTGAACAATTTTTGGATACGAACGAAAATCAATGTGATGATCAAGCATTTGTCCCGGAACCAAtgaatacaaatgatgaaacaatcatTACGGATTCAAATATACattatgacaatgatgaatgttggcGAAAAATGTCCGAAGAGTTCCTTCATCATTTTCGACGTCAAGCAAAACGGTTGTATAAAATTTGTTCCAAAATGACCAGATCAAGCAAATGTCGAGAGGAAACAATGCGAGAATTTAGCCAAAAATTGTTACATGAAATGGAATCGTTTGTAAAACGTAAGAAATCGATCTATGAATCACGTTTGGAAGAAATCGATTCATTGAAAAGAGAAATTGAAACCATTTTGAGCCAAGTGATTTTATTTATGCCTGAATCAAGACTGCGAAAATATCTCCGAATATCGATTGGATCGACATTTGATCACGAAGAAGAATCAAGCATTGAAGATCGGTTGGACGAATTGAAAAGAATGCAACAATCATTAATCGAATGTCGAGATAAACACGTGTCTAAGGTGATTGACTCGCAGGAAAAGTTACGGCAGTTGATCAAAATATTGGGCATCGATTCCTATGATAGTAATGATTATACTCGTTTTTTGTCAACTCATTTGTTAGATATCGAAGAACTAAAATTACTTCGTAATGAATTAGCCAATCTTCATATATTGATGCATCAACGACAACTTCTTTGCAGTCAAATGGCTAAACAGATTTGTTTTATAGTTGGCCTAGTACCGTTGCCCAGATTTAAAAACGAACCATTTTTGATCGATCATCttgatttcaataaaaatccaattgaAGATTATTGTATCGGGCGTCATTTTATCTATTCCGAGGAAAATATCACAATTTTAAAAGATTATCTGAATCAATGTCAAGTCGAATTTAAAAATAGTTggcaatcaattcaatctaAATTCGAACAGCTCGATCAAATGTATTCACTATTTGATTTGGAATGTCCAGATAATGATGCGTTTAATTTGGTTAAAGCTATATTAAACCAATACGATCTTTATCAAAAAGAGCATCAAGATAAAAAAGATCTTACcggatttttatttgaaaattacaGTTCATTCCCATTTTTTGCAGCTATCAATGACTTAGCTTGTATCCAAAAAcaattagatgatgattataaccattatgaacaaatgaaatcatcaagaaTGGAAGAAATAATTGAACTTGTaagaaaacattttgttACTCTTTCAGCCAAATGTATGATTGATTTCGAAAGTCTTATCGAATCGGATGACCGATATAGGCAATTGTTCCAGAAATCGGACAACTATAATGCTCAATTGCTTGAAGAACATGAAGCGGAATTGGCTCAATTGAAACGatattataatgaatatgagaaatttttcatgCTCATCACACAATATCAAAAATTAAAGGAAGAAATAATCGaatgtgaacaaaaatctCGAGATGTATATAAGACAAAAAATCGTGGCGGAATCATGTTGCAgatatcgaataaaaaacgaaGCACCCAGAAACGATTGATGCACCTACAAGAACAAATACGAAAATGGTACATTGAATATtgtaatcaacaacaacaacaacaacaacagctagAGAATAATGACTCAAAAATTCCATTCGATTATTATGGTGTTCAAATCGAagatatcatcaataaaatataaaataattaactttatgaacttttttttgataaataaataaatctatAAAATAATCTAATTGTTTTCATAATTTCGAATTCTATTTTGAATAGTTGTCATTCGTGATATTAGATGTCGCCCATTGCATATAAagagaaattttcattttttttttttttttggatttatcATTCCATCTCTCCAAAAGAGtatgatcaatgaaaacaGATCGTGAACGTCGACAAGTAcccatttattcatttatatccATACGTCCATAATATATTCCAAGCGACAGCAATGTTTGGGTAGATTTTTGGCCAAGATAATCGTTAATAATTTacagttttcattttgttctgTTGTAGTGTGCTTTGGCCTTATCGGCTTTGAGTTAGAAATGTTTGGATGGTTTATGGTCTCTTTCTCTATATCCGCTGCTTGTGTTTTGATTGTCATTACGACAGAGTTATATTGACTAAAGCTGCACTTCACTAACTGTGGTCGATTTGATTTCTTCTATCTATCTGTTTATCTTTTAACAATTGTAGTCACAATAAGcgttgacaattttttgaaaaaaaaatattttttgtttttcaatttattccatatcaattcaataatattcaCATTGTCAATATCCTTTGACTATCTCAaatatcgaataaaaaataaaaccggAGATTGagattattgaatgaatatatcgataaatacaaacaaacaaacaacaaaattcatttcaatttttttttcaataataaatataaataatatatataaattaatgTTCTATGTTCTGTGTATATGGTGTCTATGTCTCAAAAGAGGATGATGAAAGgctcaatttatttttttattaatataaATCTATGAAGCCACAAAAGCGCTTAAAAGTAATAGTAATTATTTTtccgaaacaaaacaaacaaaaaaaaaattgatcatacAGGTAAAGTTATCTGAttataatatttttattttattttatttttttttttttgaaaatattgttcatttcaatccgattttttttcaaatcgatcatcaacattaagAGCAGAGCACTATATGGGAATGAATTTAGGCAATAATACTAATGTTACTATAGTAAcaatatcatatcatatctCATATTcgtattcatcattaacaatcATCCTCCTCATCGGTTTAAACataactagaaaaaaaaatttaaaattgatagCTCAATTCTTTGTTCTCGaattttaaacaaacaaaataaataaagacaAGTTTATTAGATATAGTTTTCATTAAGTCATAtatttgatatatatatatgattgattcattcaacaagACAATGTTTCgagtggtttttttttgtatgcgTTTGTCCACAATAATGTTGATAGGGACACAAATCACAAATGATTGttttacaaaacaaaaacaaaccaatgcTCCCATGTCATGTCCGAAATATATTATACGACATAACTTTGATGACtaaagaaaaagaacaaaagaTTCGGCCGGCATCGATCAGATATTCGAATGATCAAGCTTGAAGATAATAcccgaatgatgatgatgatgatgccatgGTTGTTtagtgaaataaaaacaaaaaacaaaaaaaaaaaaaacgaagaaatcATAAAATTCTTCTGCCAAGtaacaatgatcatcatcatcatattctatgtttatattgatttcagtcattttttttctttttttttgttatgatAGATAATGTTATGGTTTCCATTGTACCGGTATCATAAATGTGAGAAGATGTCACTATAAAAGCATCCATATGATCATTGTGGCGATAATgatggaataataataataataataatcataatgattaccAAATAGAGATCCAATttgaccaatgatgatgatgtcttttgtctaaaatttttgaatgtgaatttttaaagccattccgaaaaaaaattttgaaatattcgaatataaaaaaacccGAGCATAACTTtatgacaatcatcaacgtgagagagagagagagagagaaaaaaggaAGTTTCAGTTTAGTGTCCAGTTGATGTGATGTTTCACTTTAAAAAACTTCAATTGtggccatcatcaccatggcGATAAAACTATTTTCGcttgaatcaacaacagagaataaaaaaaagc
This window of the Dermatophagoides farinae isolate YC_2012a chromosome 3, ASM2471394v1, whole genome shotgun sequence genome carries:
- the LOC124494466 gene encoding protein regulator of cytokinesis 1, encoding MSSIESIQRSLSASFSEQFLDTNENQCDDQAFVPEPMNTNDETIITDSNIHYDNDECWRKMSEEFLHHFRRQAKRLYKICSKMTRSSKCREETMREFSQKLLHEMESFVKRKKSIYESRLEEIDSLKREIETILSQVILFMPESRLRKYLRISIGSTFDHEEESSIEDRLDELKRMQQSLIECRDKHVSKVIDSQEKLRQLIKILGIDSYDSNDYTRFLSTHLLDIEELKLLRNELANLHILMHQRQLLCSQMAKQICFIVGLVPLPRFKNEPFLIDHLDFNKNPIEDYCIGRHFIYSEENITILKDYLNQCQVEFKNSWQSIQSKFEQLDQMYSLFDLECPDNDAFNLVKAILNQYDLYQKEHQDKKDLTGFLFENYSSFPFFAAINDLACIQKQLDDDYNHYEQMKSSRMEEIIELVRKHFVTLSAKCMIDFESLIESDDRYRQLFQKSDNYNAQLLEEHEAELAQLKRYYNEYEKFFMLITQYQKLKEEIIECEQKSRDVYKTKNRGGIMLQISNKKRSTQKRLMHLQEQIRKWYIEYCNQQQQQQQQLENNDSKIPFDYYGVQIEDIINKI
- the LOC124495284 gene encoding uncharacterized protein LOC124495284; translated protein: MSSSSSSSSSYLFPHSLAIFSQECRLQAKNLRQGKCQLCIDGLLLLLRVPQKIVNHQQEQDDEIITPSNKCPLASCGDDFILSLARECPCIKIVYPSNKSFRGLIDVSLFESCQALELIRIPFHQLVGTEKLRQNLRSLIWIRGNYESLSESTYSLWQLYRQHESIDSKRDNFKPFRIDELFWDKFGSWPSLTYLCISRSNITVMNASTIPNSIVTLDLRCNRISHFNNLANYSSSGTITKLCLDYNSLRELPKLNSNTLSSLVYLSLRGNLIDSIFGLRNFTSLDYLDVSENSITNTRKFLSEMVYLSSTLKTLWIEKNPICCDHWIKSKCQSVLCRLVRFNGKRVSRNKTSETLQPLPVISNIVDQTIRLSNDYAADQLSNTTNQNANIRKMKRSKPSKERFIVISDDDEDEAIEAFNSLTDVSPIILSSTSVTRNEKRNETAIKNYFFGGYTGSYSSIPNRNESSSKLFEVYVEQEEQLEDDSEKTIVDKPNETIENMAKKSISPEPHQFLNSTSEWASEDTEEENTVFLVEIYQSLSEFESILETPNPDIDYYFIRIRPHDGLIYEKDCTSGKVLQTLDLKVLEKYECLNVNTAIKLYFDTCVVSKKERIYRFLDEKSYKNFVEMFLSKLIDYRKQYQSSFGNKDGGGIDQAKTSGNKKTADAPWFYMCLRCGNRTHRIITDCTKCGSDLIIKDESSAYKDVQLQSLLVDYPQQNTSIRNDSSDLNDNNDLLKLDENFFRYNIDHYLKLHIEIYLYEKIGDESLKSESVEVLFYCYCFDFQQNSFKPALAVLTSNFFFLFDHLAVQQSIPNKEIPLKEPLSLRKNLSSSSFRSTSEEKKHDLICLIFYVPLAPRSKRLSSLHICHLPWPIKNLGYWIEYKLSNSQKKLLAKNKRINRQQPNYLLEFIIFGDDTVGKAFLELLFEFQKICIRNHSKSDLVGNMNGLIKVKNKLIENNDKDDNVDCLKVDFDETCRSLLHHGEPQPSQAFQNDDIKNDRSYRMFFLQSFRFLQNASTSTITASSSSPSSFNNVFTINENIGLIIANDHLIIFEMFCSLPKIASTIKKASSNEQSISKTLKDQCKKDFNDHIEIKTLFKESINNLLPNIYVDKSKSLLVMRFREDDESTATICLPPSLANNKTASLSSSTLTNNNQLIIYEYKLTFLNQQSLIQTCRLICSAWETNFGVALTLSKYRFNDELN
- the RagC-D gene encoding ras-related GTP binding C/D, yielding MDSYREESYMVPESFPKSYNYPNEEENDHHSHIHHIPHHSHNEMDVMRHITDDIKPKIMIMGPKRSGKSSIQKVVFHKMSPNETLFLESTNKIVKDDITNNSFISFSIWDFPGQLDDRELEFDNNSSCGALVFVIDSQDDYGEALVHLNQIVRKAHHVNPNINFEVFIHKVDGLSDDHKIEARQEIHQRANEDLLESGEDISLSFYLTSIYDHSIFEAFSKVVQKLIPQMPILENLLNVFISNSGIEKAFLFDVVSKIFIATDSSPVDMQSYELCCDMIDVVIDISCIYGINEDGEGSTFDQCSSSSIRLNSGTVLYLREVNKFLALVCILREENFTKQGLIDYNFQCFRQSIQDVFFYRINESRMSHNNNNSVIETPYGSSNAQGIDHDHHHHHQLMINNNLEPDLDSLENEMLGDKRTSTPINRLTPSTSPATTATHFKPSNTNHHHHHPGRKMAILPSTTIPSSLPNHQTSINNLVTTTTTMNMASKSNTNKMQHSPNVFTNYTTNGPLERRFV